Within Citrus sinensis cultivar Valencia sweet orange chromosome 1, DVS_A1.0, whole genome shotgun sequence, the genomic segment AGAGAATCTTGCCTATGAACCCAATGTACATAACATGAAAAAGGCAAACACTGTCTCAAttcaaggaaaaataaaagaaaagaaaagaaaccccattagattttcaaaaaataaaacagaaatcaaaataaatgaaaaccaacgtaaattaaatgttaaaacCCTATCAAAATCCAAGTCTTTGTATAAAATCAAAGCATACAGATCATGAATCAGCAGTCGTAATCCAAAAAACATGACCCTAAAATCATAATTCAGTCAATTCTGCAGAGAATCTTGCCTATGAACCCAATGTACATAACATGAAAAAGGCAAACACTGTCTCAAttcaaggaaaaataaaagaaaagaaaagaaaccctattagattttgaaaaaataaaacagaaatTTCTCATAAAAGAATGCCAAAATTGGTTTAAGAAACGACGCCACGCAAAAATAATAACCCTAGATTTCAAGATAAGATGATTCAAGAACCCAAACACAAtcgaaattaaaaattttcttctaaacAATTACATTACCTTCTCTTGCTCTGCAGCAATCGCCATTGAGAGAGACGAAGAAAGAGTGTGTGAGTGGGGGGATTTGATTGATCGGGTGGAGATGAAGAGGGACAAAGAAGGAAACGGATCTATTGaggcatttttgaaaagtctTTACATACAACGGTCGAATTAGTACGGACAGCCACGTGGTCCAATCCCGCTCAagatacttttcaaaattttcatttgtttagaGGAGCGTCTTCGCTGTCTTCGGCAAAAGAGTGATGCTATAGTCACTGACTGTTACCTAGTTGTCAGAGTAGGTTATATCAAGGCCGCTTTATTCTCAGGGACCCATGTCCGTAGATTAGtagatttcatttttgttttgatctGACGGTCGACGTGGGGTGTAATATAACGGTGAACTTGTGTAGTTGGGATTTGCAACTTGTCTTGCACGTTTCAGCGGGACCTTACATTATAGCGCACTTTCTGATTCCAAGTTAGTTGTCGCGTACAAATAACTGATCATTCATCTTCTGCTCGTAACAAGCGGGACACGTCATCTAGATTCGATTCAATTGCACGACTTGTCGTTCACATGCAATCATGCGTCAAAAACTAAGAGAAAAGAATTTAccatcttaaaatttaattcctCGCTTGCAAATAATTATTGCATCAAGAtgagtttttcatttttacaagTAGCATAAGATAATTTCCTCCTCctttatttgtgtttttgtgGGTTCAAACATCGAATAATATTGTGTActgtcataaaaaaatttattaggtGGAACAATTAACACCCCTTAAATATGATTACTTAATCATAAATTTCGGATTATTTTTACGTGAAGCCAAAAACTCTATCATGAGATATTACTATCATTTGTTTATATACAGTATAtacaaaagaataaatatcCAACTTATACTACTTATTTATTCAAGTACAACACATTATTGGCtgtttatgttaatttttttagataaaatatatggaaacataatatttacaattaagtAGTTTATACCAATTAGCCAATTAACTGTCCTCTTTAAATTGTTAAAgtctataaatattttacaaagaaaaattttgagttaaccaagtgttgataaaatattgataaattaaagtgGTGTATGACCTTGAGCGGGATTACAATATACGTAAATTAAGTGAGTGAATCCatctaaattatatatatttttatcattattttattttattttattaattttttgggtcTAAATGGGAGTGCACTTTTAAAATTGTAGGTGTAttcttatcaaaaaaaaaaaattgtaggtGTATTAGGGTTTCGAAATTGTTATCTCTACCGTTACCGTGGTGGAGAGCCCAAAAGATTAGGGAGCCTCATATTATGAATCCATGGGCTCTATAGGCTTTTAATCGAAGGCCTCAGAGCGCAAACGACCGTTGCACATTAGAAGGTCTGCAACGAGACAGTATCCGCCACGTGCTTCGACACGATGAATTCATACCCATGCAAAGCTACCAACCAAAAAACACGCGCCAAGGGATACAAGCAGCTGCGCTTTCTTCCAGACACCATCTTCATCAATCCTGATCACGATACACATCACGAGAACATTGGCACTAAAATGCAGCCACGTGTACTCTCCACACCTCCTTATATGCCATGCAACCTCGGTTCCATCccctcatctcaaattcttatcTCCTTAcaaatctttaatttctttctctatTGCTTCCCCGGCACATTCTTCAGATCAGCATCATTCATCaccaatcaattaattaacaaaaacagTCGTCCATCATAATACCATATCATGTCTGATCAATCAAGACCGATGACCCAGGCGCTCTACGAGAAAGCGCCGTCTACGCCGCTGGCGGTGAAGTTCTTGACAGCAGCCACAATAGGCGGGACACTGTTATTCTTGTCAGGATTAACCTTAACCGGGACAGTGATAGCCCTAATCATGGCTACTCCAGTTCTAGTCCTGTTCAGCCCAATCTTAGTCCCGGCTGCAATAGCAGTGTTCTTGGCCACTGTCGGATTCTTGGTCTCCGGCGGGTGTGGCGTAACTGCAATAACTGTGTTGTCGTGGATATACAGTTACGTGAAAGGAAAGCACCCACCTGGGGCGGACCATCTGGATTATGCGAGAACCAAGATAGCTGACAAGGCTAGGGATATGACGGAGAGAGCTAAAGAGTATGGGCAGTATGTGCAGCAGAAGGCTCAGGAGGCCACTCAGGCttcttaaatatatattgcGGCCAATGTTCTTGAGGTCATTAGGTGGTTATggtttgtttaatttcatGTGGTGATGTGTTTTGAtttggtgattttttttttcatcatgtGTTGTGtttatgcatgcatgcatgcttgGGTATTGACGTGGTTCCTTCTGTAACTCGaggattaattttcttgttaacaAATGTGTGtctgtggttttttttttttttaaatattgatttataattaagcCTATAATGAATGACCCATAGAGAGTGatcaactttctttttttttttttctaatttttgggAGAAAGAAACTGATCCAATTAATTCGTTGTTTTGCgttctaatttataaaaaatcacCAATGAAAATGTTATCCACGACAACACGTAGGCAGATGATCTGTCTCTCGAAGTCGACGTGGCATTCAGCCCATAAATCATAGTACGCAAGGACAAGGGCTCGCAAGCGCATATGCCCAAGATGGCAGCTTGTAACCAGGCTCCAATGCTGGGAAAATGGCAATTATTTTacgtatttttattttaacttttaaatgcATCTCCACGAATTGGAAACTAATGACTAAGGAGAAGGCGGGCAACACCTGTAATGGTTCTCGCATATTTGGAATTGTATTAGTAGAGAGAAGCTAGAAGGGTCTCTTATAGATCTAGTACATGCAATGGGCGTTCATCCTCACGAAACCAAACcaaaagtagtaaaatgaaatgaataggCCACACCACATGGTACATACTGTAGGCGACCTTTTGGAGGTTCCAGACTGATTCATTGGCTAATAACAGTATACATATGTACCGTAGGACATGTACATCCCATTGTAGCCAGATGTGTGACACAACCAGCAAATTGTTGCATGTACATGTAAGCCATCGcagaattaataattagaggGAAATCTGCTTTGATAAATATCAGAGTCTAATACAACTGCATGAGGCAGGGTTTCAAAGCGATGCTACTATGAGCTTTAGTTGCTTGGCAATCTTTGTAAACACTACgacattttgttttatgttatgggttttttttttttaatataaattaaaactagagtttagtttttttatataaCCACGTAAGATATATGATTCTTTTACCGTTGTTGgatgaaaatgtaaaaataatataattttattatcttgtaTTTCCACAAtcgttaaatttttattaaacggTTATTGAAAAATTACGTATCTTACGTGATTATGTAAGATAACAATCTCTATAAAACCATTGTGATGCTGGTTTTGGCGGCGCATTGACTTAGTTTTGAAAGCTAATCCAGTTGTaggcaattaaaaatattcacaCATGCAAAGATCGACCGGTTTGGACGGGTATTTCGATATTCCGGGCGGAATTCAGTGGAGTTCTTTTAGGGATTCacgtaaaaataaattttgagcaGATGTAAACGTTTTGTTCATTAATTTGTGAATAGATTAGGTATTTCTCAAATATTCGTGAGGGTGAACATTTGAACTATCGTATcgcaaaatataattagtttcTGTAGAGAATTAACGTAAAAAATAAGGGGTATTTCAGTCagaataagtaaatttataggaactgtttaaaaaataatatatatatgaatcgAAAAGATTGTATTTCTCTCTACAAATTGCTAAATTAGGCTATTTTCCGAAAATCCCAAACCCCGCACAAAAAGAACAAGATAGCGGTTATATAGTCTGTGCAACTGCAACCCGCCTAAGCTCTGAAGGGAAACAAACCAAATTAAGAAGAACAATTGcagaaagaaatccaaaaatGGTATGATCATGAGTTCGGCTTTTCTTCTGAttccttcaaattttaatgatttcgTCTTCTGGATTTTGATTCAAACTGTTGCCGAATTTCATTCAGTTCTCAATCGCGGCTATCAATGATACCGATTCCACAGGTCAATGGGAACCATTGGCTCCTACTAAAGAAGCTCAGGCACGTCCAGTTCTCTCTCTATTTCTTGTGCACGTTTTTTGGTGCTTGTTTGTGTCAATTTCGCCTCGTCACGGTCTTTGTTTGGAGAAATTATGCTTGTTCATAAATTTTCTATGTAAATGTTCTGGTCTGCTTGCTTTTAGGGTTTCTGAGACTAATGTAATtgagctttaaaaaaaaaagcacaattGATGAggtgttataatttttcagGAATCTCATCTTACACAAACTTATCACGAAGGACTTCTCAAGTTACAGTCTAAAGAATATGACAAGGCTCAGGAATTGTTAGAATCTGTCTTGAAAGATCCTCTGATAGCAAATGCCCAAgtatttccttttctttttgtggAACTTTTATGTGCTACTGTGTTTGTTCTGTGATTGATTCAAGTTTTGTACTCATTGACAATGGTTCTTGTTATTCAGGCGGCAGACGGTAAATCCAGTGACGGTCATCTATTGCAGCTCAGGTTAACCCACAATGTCCATacatttgctttttttttcttttttttttttgagttataATTCTCATTATTTATGCTCCCATTGGGTTAATTACTCCTTTCTTATATCAGGATTGACAGTCACTCTCACACTGTCACCTTTTAGATTGAATGATTTAGCTGTTGGTTTTAACGTTAAAGAAATGATTATTACTTGTTGAGCTTTCTTTTGTAGTGGGAATATCTATAtcaatcatttcttttttggtgtctgtgtatgtatatatctTTTCAGATTTTTGGCATTGAAGAACCTTGCCACTGTCTTCCTTCAACAAGGTTCCAGTCACTATGAAAGTGCTCTACGCTGTTATCTTCAAGCTGTAGAGATTGACACCAAAGACTCTGTTGTTTGGAACCAATTAGGAACATTAGCCTGTTCAATGGGTTTGTTGAGTATTTCACGTTGGGCATTTGAGCAAGGGCTTTTATGTAGCCCCAATAATTGtaagcatttatttatttctttcactATTTAATAATCGTTAGCTTGTTTTATCAACGTTATTTACTCCTTTTTGGTTTCTACTTTTGCGTATGTGTCTACGTATTATCCTTATTTCCTGACTTACTCTGGACATTTTATCAATTCTCCTCGATGAATTGTACAGGGAATTGCATGGAGAAACTATTAGAAGTCCTCATTGCTATTGGTGATGAGGTTGCATGTCTTTCTGTTGCTGAGTTAATTTTGAGGCATTGGCCATCACATTCTCGTGCTTTGCATGTTAAAAATACTATTGAAGAGACAGAGCCAGTTCCATATGCACCAAGAGGTATCGATAAGCTGGAACCCAAACATGTTCGACTTAAATTTATTGACAAGAGAAAAGCAGCTGCTGAAATTCTTGATGAGGGTGTTGTTTGTAAAAAGCTGAACCAGAACATAGAATTGTGTCTGGCAGAAAGTTCCTGGGCAGCTCTAGCTGACACACTCTTAGATATCTTGTGTCCATTAAATGGGTGTGGTTCTGAGATGAGAGTTGAGAAAGCACCCAAATCTGGGGATGTCAGATTAGCTATTCGCTTGCCTACTAGTTCAGAAATGGTCATGGGGTTTGGGGAAAAGAAAGGAACTAACTCATCTGGAAATGGGGAAATCATGCATGTTGGTGAGAGTGACTCTGACAGATGTATCATTAAAGAAAAGGaaactaatatttttgaaGAACAACCACTGGAGAGGCGGAGTACTCGACTTGAAAGGCTTAGGAGCCGTAAACCcgggaaagaagaagaagattttgCTAACGATAAGGACGTGCCGAAAAATGTacttcaatttcttgaatCTTTTATCACTGGCTTGtcagaaaaaaaagattgtaatCATGCTGCTATTTCTTTGGATACAGAATGTTGTGATGTTACTACATTTGTGCGAGAAACTTCAAAAAACTATGGTGCGTACCATATGGGTCACTTGCTTTTAGAACATGCTGCAAGAAGAAGCCTTACGTGCCACGATGCATTTCTCAAGTTCATGGAATTGGAGAAGTTGACCAGATATTCAGGGCTTGATAGGACCCCTGAATGTAGTCTATTTCTGTCTGAGTTGTATTATGACCTTGGGTCTTCTCCGTCTAATGTTTCTAAGCAGTCTGAATTCATGTCAGAGGCTTCCTATCatctttgtaaaataattgaatcGGTATCATTGGATTATCCATTTGACTTCACCTGTGCACCTGGCAATGTAAACTGCTCTTCAAAAGAGAGTTTCCAAGGTACAAATGGAGCGTCAGCCAACAACACAATTTGCAATGATTCACTTTTGGACAGTTCCTTATTAACCAATAAGAGTTCCTTCTGGGTTAGGTACTTCTGGTTGAGTGGGAGATTATCTATTTTGGATGGTAAGAAATCAAAAGCTCATGAACAATTCTGTATTGCTTTGTCTCTGTtcgagaaaaaggaaaatatgaaTGATT encodes:
- the LOC102609565 gene encoding oleosin Ara h 15.0101 — translated: MSDQSRPMTQALYEKAPSTPLAVKFLTAATIGGTLLFLSGLTLTGTVIALIMATPVLVLFSPILVPAAIAVFLATVGFLVSGGCGVTAITVLSWIYSYVKGKHPPGADHLDYARTKIADKARDMTERAKEYGQYVQQKAQEATQAS